In Candidatus Nitrosotenuis uzonensis, one DNA window encodes the following:
- a CDS encoding adenosylhomocysteinase, which produces MSKIKDYSLADHGRSSYFWAKSHMKILEHSISELARKKPLQGYTIASSLQLTKETSVLLMGIKSLGANVIASGGNPLTTQDDVAAFLHSEGITVYAWSDQSKTEYDWCQNMALSHKPDIIIDDGGDLNAKAHFGRFSKLHILGATEETTTGITRYLAMQKKGKLRYPIIAVNNARTKMMFDNRYGTGQSTVDALLRSAGVLLASKKVVVCGYGWLGKGVAQRCAGMGAKILVTEVDPIKALEAHMDGFEVLTMKKASKLGDIFITCTGMSDVIRKEHMLQMKNGAILANVGHFDVEIDTRFLLGKKTRQARPNLDECTLGGRKLYLVAKGRVANLVAAEGHPPEVMALSFSNQIRCILHLVKNGKKMRSLVHGVRQEIDNAVALDALKSMGVKIDTLSKRQIQYAKSW; this is translated from the coding sequence TTGAGCAAAATCAAGGATTACTCTCTTGCAGATCATGGCAGATCCTCATATTTTTGGGCAAAATCGCACATGAAAATACTGGAACACTCGATCTCAGAACTAGCCAGAAAAAAGCCGCTCCAAGGATACACGATTGCCTCTTCGCTACAGCTTACAAAAGAGACCTCAGTACTCCTTATGGGAATCAAGAGTCTTGGCGCAAACGTTATCGCAAGCGGAGGAAATCCGCTTACCACACAAGATGACGTAGCGGCATTTTTACACTCCGAGGGAATAACAGTTTACGCCTGGTCCGACCAGTCAAAAACAGAGTATGACTGGTGCCAGAATATGGCACTTTCTCACAAGCCTGATATAATAATCGATGATGGGGGCGACCTTAATGCAAAGGCTCACTTTGGAAGATTCAGCAAACTGCACATACTTGGAGCAACAGAAGAGACCACTACTGGAATCACAAGATATCTGGCAATGCAAAAGAAAGGAAAGCTCAGGTATCCGATAATTGCAGTGAACAATGCAAGGACAAAGATGATGTTCGATAACAGGTATGGCACGGGTCAGTCCACAGTAGACGCGTTGCTAAGGAGCGCAGGCGTGCTTTTGGCATCAAAAAAAGTGGTCGTATGCGGGTATGGATGGCTCGGCAAGGGAGTAGCACAAAGATGCGCAGGCATGGGCGCCAAAATACTTGTCACCGAAGTAGATCCAATAAAGGCACTCGAAGCTCATATGGATGGATTTGAGGTGCTCACTATGAAGAAAGCCTCCAAACTTGGAGACATTTTCATTACGTGTACTGGCATGAGTGATGTCATAAGAAAAGAGCACATGTTACAGATGAAAAACGGAGCAATACTTGCAAATGTTGGACATTTTGACGTGGAAATTGATACGCGGTTTTTACTTGGCAAAAAGACAAGGCAGGCAAGACCCAATCTGGACGAGTGCACGCTTGGCGGCAGGAAGCTCTACCTTGTGGCAAAGGGACGAGTAGCAAATCTGGTTGCAGCCGAAGGGCATCCGCCGGAGGTGATGGCACTGTCTTTTTCAAACCAGATCAGATGTATATTGCATCTTGTAAAAAACGGCAAAAAAATGCGCAGCCTTGTGCATGGGGTCCGACAAGAAATCGACAATGCGGTAGCACTTGATGCGCTAAAGTCAATGGGCGTGAAAATCGATACGCTCTCAAAGAGACAAATTCAATATGCCAAGAGCTGGTAG
- the hisG gene encoding ATP phosphoribosyltransferase, giving the protein MAKVKFAIPKGSLEEATFSLMEKSWTKVKRKSRTYIVTLDDPDIAVKMLRPQEIPTFVSDGLYDVGITGKDWIGETKSDVQPLLDLEYGRIRLVIAIPDSYKFKSLDEMIASYAKQKKILRISSEYLTTASKYIKQQNSYKKYFGSKDPQIVTPWLRIGANKSVQIHLSFGATEAKPPDAVDAIMDVTETGTTLEQNQLKIVETVLESTAHLIANKKALKDKEKREKIYDIVTVMRGAVQGRKFLHIYLNVEEKNLSKLLSSLPSLKNPTVSPLSAKGWYGINTVVPKSEFHKMIPKLRKIAQGLVVHEPRQILELEEIKRDEEN; this is encoded by the coding sequence ATGGCCAAGGTCAAGTTTGCAATACCAAAGGGAAGCCTTGAGGAGGCAACTTTCTCACTAATGGAAAAATCTTGGACCAAGGTAAAAAGAAAGAGCCGGACCTACATTGTGACACTTGATGATCCTGACATAGCAGTAAAGATGCTCCGGCCACAGGAGATTCCGACCTTTGTATCTGACGGACTGTATGATGTCGGCATTACCGGCAAGGACTGGATAGGGGAGACAAAGTCGGACGTTCAACCCCTCTTGGATTTGGAATATGGCAGAATAAGGCTAGTAATTGCAATTCCAGACTCTTACAAGTTCAAATCCCTTGATGAGATGATCGCCTCGTATGCAAAGCAAAAAAAGATTCTTAGGATTTCATCAGAGTATCTTACCACCGCATCAAAATACATTAAACAACAAAACTCTTACAAGAAATATTTTGGAAGCAAGGATCCTCAGATTGTGACGCCCTGGTTGAGAATAGGAGCAAACAAGAGTGTCCAGATACACCTCTCGTTTGGCGCCACGGAGGCAAAGCCGCCGGATGCAGTAGACGCAATAATGGATGTGACAGAGACTGGAACCACGCTGGAGCAAAACCAGCTAAAAATAGTAGAGACAGTGCTAGAGTCGACGGCGCACCTTATTGCAAACAAGAAAGCACTCAAGGACAAGGAAAAGCGAGAGAAAATCTACGATATTGTTACCGTAATGAGGGGGGCAGTCCAGGGAAGAAAGTTCCTGCACATCTACCTTAACGTGGAGGAAAAAAACCTCTCAAAACTATTATCTAGTTTACCGTCGCTGAAAAATCCCACCGTCAGCCCGCTGAGCGCCAAGGGATGGTACGGGATAAACACGGTAGTGCCAAAATCAGAATTTCACAAGATGATTCCAAAGCTGCGCAAGATAGCACAGGGCCTTGTAGTTCACGAGCCAAGGCAAATTCTGGAGCTTGAGGAGATAAAACGTGATGAAGAAAATTGA